In one window of Maribacter dokdonensis DSW-8 DNA:
- a CDS encoding efflux RND transporter permease subunit encodes MRKLIEYFIRYHVAVNVVVISFALFGIVGAKALKSSYFPLTDSKNISITITYPGASPQEVEEGIVLKIEDNLKGLEGVDRVTSTSRENSGTINVEIEKGENIDFMLLEVKNAVDRVPTFPTGMEPLIVSKLETVRQTISFAISGENIPLATLKSVGREIENDLRAMDGISQIEISGFPDEEIEIAVNENDLLAYGLSFTEVASAVGNANILVTGGNIKTDAEEYLIRANNRSYYGSELNNLVVRADQSGNVIRLKDVAVVRDRFAETPNASYFNGNLSVSVSITSTNNEDLIVAADQVNEYVDVFNEKYNNIKLDVVSDQSITLNQRTQLLTENAIMGMVLVLIFLSLFLNTRLAFWVAFGLPVAFLGMFVFAGFFDVTINVLSLFGMIIVIGILVDDGIVIAENIYQHYEKGKSPVQAAVDGTMEVLPPIISAIITTILAFSIFLFLDSRIGEFFGEVSVIVILTLVVSLVEALVILPAHLAHSKALQPIDTKPKSGFANAFAKLRVINEFGDRLMVWMRDNLYTPVLRFSMNHKIFMFAVFASAFILTLGSVGGGIIRTAFFPRIASDRVGIELEMPNGTNEKITDSIISFIEEKAIIVNQELSDKYFPEGDKMVFENMIRRLGPGSSSAVLTINLLPGEERPNEISADMVTRRLEELVGPVLGVESLIYGSGGNFGGSPVSVSLLGNNIEQLKAAKVELKEILTKNPRLKDIADNDPAGIKEIRLTLKENAYLLGLDLQALMTQVRAGFFGVQAQRFQRSQDEIRVWVRYDREERSSISNLDDMRIVTPSGKRVPLSEVADYTIVRGDVAINRLEGRREIQVSADMKDVKDSPTEIMTEIQNVHMPEIQSKYPTVSASYEGQNRELEKLTGSLKLVGFTVILLIYITIAFTFRSFSQPLMLLLLVPFSFTAVAWGHWIHDFPINVLSILGIIALIGIMVNDGLVLIGKFNSNLREGMSFDNAIFEAGKSRFRAIFLTSVTTIAGLAPLMLETSRQAQFLKPMAISIAYGIGIATVLTLLMLPLFLSFSNNLKAQNLSFASGHKITKEEVERAIKERKEAAHLEGHTQHAIEDGAQTHKNLDKL; translated from the coding sequence ATGCGTAAACTGATTGAATATTTTATTCGGTATCATGTTGCCGTAAATGTCGTAGTAATATCCTTTGCCCTATTTGGTATCGTTGGTGCAAAGGCATTGAAATCTTCTTACTTTCCACTAACGGATTCTAAGAATATTTCTATCACCATTACCTATCCAGGTGCTTCGCCACAAGAGGTGGAAGAAGGTATTGTTCTAAAGATAGAAGATAACCTAAAAGGACTTGAAGGCGTTGATCGTGTAACCTCTACCTCAAGAGAAAATAGTGGTACGATCAATGTGGAGATAGAAAAAGGGGAAAATATAGATTTCATGCTGTTGGAGGTCAAGAATGCGGTAGATAGGGTGCCTACCTTTCCAACAGGTATGGAGCCTTTGATCGTTTCTAAGTTAGAGACCGTTCGCCAAACCATATCATTTGCCATAAGTGGAGAAAATATTCCGTTGGCAACATTAAAAAGTGTAGGTAGGGAAATTGAGAATGATCTACGTGCAATGGACGGTATATCTCAAATAGAGATTTCTGGTTTTCCAGATGAGGAAATTGAAATAGCCGTGAACGAGAATGACCTTTTGGCATACGGACTTTCATTTACAGAAGTTGCAAGTGCAGTTGGTAATGCCAATATACTTGTGACCGGTGGTAATATTAAGACTGATGCCGAAGAGTATTTAATACGTGCCAATAACCGTTCGTATTATGGTAGTGAGTTAAATAACCTTGTGGTTAGGGCGGATCAATCAGGTAACGTAATTCGTCTAAAAGACGTGGCCGTAGTAAGGGATCGCTTTGCAGAAACGCCAAATGCAAGTTATTTTAATGGCAATTTATCTGTTAGTGTCTCTATCACAAGTACCAATAATGAAGATCTTATTGTAGCGGCCGATCAGGTGAATGAGTATGTTGATGTATTCAATGAAAAGTACAATAACATTAAATTGGATGTTGTTTCCGATCAATCTATCACACTTAATCAAAGAACGCAACTATTAACCGAAAATGCCATTATGGGTATGGTATTGGTGTTGATATTCCTATCACTTTTCTTGAATACAAGATTGGCGTTCTGGGTAGCCTTTGGTTTACCGGTAGCGTTTTTAGGAATGTTTGTTTTTGCGGGATTCTTTGATGTTACCATTAATGTACTGTCGTTATTTGGTATGATTATCGTAATTGGTATTCTGGTAGATGATGGTATTGTAATTGCAGAGAACATCTATCAGCATTATGAAAAGGGTAAATCTCCTGTTCAAGCAGCTGTAGACGGTACTATGGAGGTATTGCCTCCAATTATTTCCGCTATTATAACCACTATTCTGGCATTCTCTATTTTCTTGTTTTTAGATAGTAGAATTGGGGAATTCTTTGGTGAAGTATCCGTAATCGTTATTTTAACATTGGTGGTGTCATTGGTAGAGGCATTGGTCATATTACCTGCTCACTTGGCACATTCAAAAGCATTACAGCCTATAGATACCAAGCCAAAAAGCGGATTCGCAAATGCATTTGCCAAACTTAGGGTAATCAATGAGTTTGGAGATAGATTAATGGTATGGATGCGTGATAATCTTTATACTCCCGTATTGAGATTTTCAATGAATCATAAAATATTTATGTTCGCTGTTTTCGCTTCGGCATTCATATTAACGTTAGGTTCTGTTGGTGGTGGTATTATTAGAACGGCTTTCTTTCCAAGAATTGCCAGTGACCGTGTGGGTATAGAGCTAGAAATGCCAAACGGAACCAATGAGAAAATAACAGATTCTATTATTTCATTTATAGAGGAGAAAGCAATCATAGTAAATCAAGAACTGTCCGATAAATATTTTCCTGAAGGCGATAAAATGGTTTTTGAAAATATGATCAGAAGATTGGGACCGGGGTCTTCATCTGCGGTATTGACCATTAACCTATTACCAGGCGAAGAAAGACCTAATGAGATTTCTGCGGATATGGTTACCCGTAGATTGGAAGAATTGGTAGGTCCGGTTTTAGGAGTAGAAAGTTTGATCTATGGTTCTGGTGGTAATTTTGGAGGATCGCCTGTATCGGTATCCTTATTAGGGAATAATATAGAGCAATTAAAGGCTGCAAAGGTTGAGCTTAAAGAAATTCTTACTAAAAACCCAAGATTAAAGGATATTGCCGATAATGATCCTGCCGGTATTAAAGAAATCAGATTGACCTTAAAGGAAAATGCCTATTTACTTGGTTTGGATCTTCAAGCTTTAATGACCCAGGTTCGTGCCGGTTTCTTTGGTGTACAGGCACAACGTTTTCAAAGGTCGCAAGATGAGATTAGGGTTTGGGTGCGCTATGATAGAGAAGAGCGTTCTTCAATTTCCAATTTAGATGATATGAGAATTGTAACTCCGTCTGGTAAGCGTGTGCCATTAAGCGAGGTTGCAGATTATACTATTGTTCGTGGAGATGTAGCCATCAACCGTTTAGAAGGCAGGCGGGAAATTCAGGTATCCGCAGATATGAAAGATGTAAAGGATAGTCCTACGGAAATCATGACAGAGATTCAGAACGTACACATGCCGGAAATACAATCTAAATATCCAACGGTAAGTGCTTCTTATGAAGGGCAAAATAGAGAATTGGAGAAGTTGACAGGATCTTTAAAACTGGTTGGTTTTACGGTAATCCTTTTAATATACATCACAATTGCATTTACGTTTAGAAGTTTCAGTCAGCCGTTAATGTTATTGTTATTGGTGCCATTTAGCTTTACCGCAGTTGCTTGGGGTCACTGGATTCATGATTTTCCTATAAACGTACTTTCTATATTGGGTATCATTGCATTGATCGGTATTATGGTAAATGATGGTTTGGTACTCATAGGTAAGTTCAATTCTAATTTAAGGGAAGGTATGTCTTTTGACAACGCCATTTTTGAAGCCGGTAAATCAAGATTTAGGGCAATTTTCTTAACATCGGTAACCACGATCGCCGGTTTAGCTCCATTAATGTTAGAGACCAGTAGACAGGCGCAATTCTTAAAGCCAATGGCAATTTCCATTGCTTATGGTATTGGTATTGCTACGGTGCTTACCTTATTGATGTTGCCATTGTTTTTATCGTTCAGCAATAACCTAAAAGCACAGAATCTATCTTTCGCTTCGGGTCATAAGATTACGAAAGAAGAGGTAGAAAGAGCGATCAAGGAAAGAAAGGAAGCTGCGCATTTAGAAGGCCATACGCAACATGCAATAGAAGATGGTGCACAAACACATAAGAATCTAGATAAGTTATAA
- a CDS encoding TolC family protein — protein MSKVRFITLLIFLPVCSIFAQEKTLSKEEAVAKALENNFGIEIAKGQVDIAENNASVLNSGYLPTLTGTAAATYNNNNTTTEFPGQFNDDGSARDDISIDGAESQRYSAALNLNYTLFDGLGRYYNYKRLKEQYQLSTLQARETIENTMIQMFTVYFEIARLTENRNVQKQALEISRDRISRSEYSFEYGQNTKLDILNAQVDMTNDSIALLNTEQQLANAKRDLNVVLNQDLSSQYMVDTTVVFIPKFQIVEFMDQAIANNVAVLQTETNLNINAYDIKVNKSGYLPTIGLTGSYGWNRNQNAPSAFLTGAVFPGTNSNVGNYALGASLTWNLFDGGSTTVSVKNAKIAYANQELLRKQVELEVNRDMQNAMALYENLLKIYQIQEQNVFTNENNFERSKEQFQLGSITSIEFRQAQINLLNAQTNKNLAKYDAKLAELQLLQLTGQLLNIEL, from the coding sequence ATGAGTAAAGTAAGATTCATCACATTATTGATATTTCTCCCTGTTTGTTCAATTTTTGCACAAGAGAAAACACTCTCAAAAGAAGAAGCTGTAGCTAAGGCATTGGAGAATAATTTTGGAATTGAGATTGCAAAAGGTCAGGTTGATATTGCCGAGAATAATGCCAGTGTGCTCAACTCCGGCTATTTGCCAACGTTAACGGGTACTGCCGCTGCTACATATAATAACAATAATACCACTACGGAATTCCCAGGGCAGTTCAATGATGATGGTAGTGCTAGAGATGATATTTCCATTGATGGTGCAGAGAGCCAAAGATACAGTGCGGCTTTAAACCTTAATTACACTTTGTTTGATGGTTTGGGTAGGTACTATAACTATAAAAGACTAAAAGAGCAGTATCAGTTAAGTACCTTACAGGCACGTGAGACTATTGAGAACACCATGATCCAAATGTTTACGGTCTATTTTGAAATTGCCCGTTTAACTGAAAATAGAAATGTACAAAAGCAAGCTTTGGAGATTTCTAGGGATAGGATCTCAAGGTCGGAATATTCTTTTGAATACGGACAAAACACCAAATTGGATATTTTGAACGCACAGGTAGATATGACCAATGATAGCATTGCATTATTGAACACTGAGCAGCAATTGGCCAATGCAAAGCGTGATCTAAACGTAGTGTTGAATCAAGATTTAAGTTCACAATATATGGTAGATACCACAGTGGTCTTTATACCTAAGTTTCAGATTGTGGAGTTTATGGATCAGGCTATTGCCAATAACGTGGCCGTACTACAGACAGAGACCAATTTGAACATTAATGCCTATGACATTAAAGTAAATAAGTCTGGGTATTTGCCTACTATTGGGCTAACGGGTTCTTACGGATGGAACAGAAACCAGAATGCTCCTTCTGCATTTTTAACGGGAGCGGTTTTTCCGGGTACAAATTCTAACGTTGGTAATTATGCATTGGGTGCCAGTTTAACATGGAATCTTTTTGATGGCGGTAGTACAACGGTAAGCGTAAAGAATGCGAAAATTGCCTATGCCAATCAAGAATTGTTAAGAAAGCAGGTAGAGCTAGAGGTAAATCGTGATATGCAGAACGCCATGGCGTTATATGAGAATCTACTGAAAATATATCAAATACAAGAACAGAACGTATTTACCAATGAGAATAACTTTGAACGTTCAAAAGAGCAGTTTCAGTTAGGTAGTATTACGTCCATAGAATTTAGACAGGCACAGATCAATTTATTGAATGCGCAGACCAATAAGAATTTGGCAAAATATGATGCTAAGCTGGCAGAACTACAATTGTTGCAGCTAACTGGGCAGTTATTGAATATAGAATTGTAA
- a CDS encoding CPXCG motif-containing cysteine-rich protein, with translation MFEHYFQCPYCWEEVSMLLDPSIAQQTYVEDCEVCCNPIEVTPQFQESELVAFNVQSIEQ, from the coding sequence ATGTTCGAGCATTATTTTCAATGTCCGTATTGCTGGGAAGAAGTTTCCATGCTTCTAGACCCATCTATTGCGCAACAGACTTATGTAGAAGATTGTGAAGTATGCTGTAACCCGATCGAGGTTACTCCGCAATTTCAAGAAAGTGAACTTGTAGCGTTTAATGTTCAGAGTATAGAACAGTAA
- a CDS encoding head GIN domain-containing protein: MKSLLFFTILFCTTLLVAQNNAIIPLENFTELQVYDRISVTLVKGEENKIEIPLEHKKDLSITENDARLRLKMCSGESVLNSTLSLKLYYTEALSIIDANKNSRIISTGLVIGTDLAIEAQDASTITLNIAYNNVSTKSTSGSEIKLSGTSTNQEVMINTGGKLFNKGLKTKNSTVIVLSGGSAEVYASEAVIAKVKAGGSITVYGNPKSVDKDDTFGGKIAIPE; this comes from the coding sequence ATGAAATCTTTGCTGTTTTTTACTATTCTTTTCTGCACTACCCTTTTAGTTGCTCAAAACAACGCTATTATTCCTTTAGAAAACTTTACCGAGTTACAGGTGTATGATAGAATTAGCGTTACCCTGGTAAAAGGCGAGGAAAACAAGATCGAAATACCTCTTGAACACAAAAAAGACCTTAGCATTACCGAAAACGATGCACGTTTACGCTTAAAAATGTGTTCTGGGGAATCTGTATTAAATTCTACCTTAAGCCTTAAACTTTATTATACCGAAGCATTATCGATAATAGATGCCAATAAGAATTCTAGAATTATATCTACAGGATTGGTCATTGGTACAGATTTAGCGATCGAAGCACAAGATGCCAGCACCATCACCTTAAATATTGCCTATAACAATGTATCTACCAAAAGCACCAGTGGTAGTGAGATAAAACTTTCGGGTACCAGCACCAACCAAGAGGTCATGATCAATACCGGAGGCAAACTTTTTAACAAGGGGCTAAAGACTAAAAACAGTACCGTAATAGTGCTATCTGGTGGCAGTGCCGAAGTTTATGCCAGTGAGGCCGTTATTGCAAAAGTAAAAGCTGGTGGTTCCATTACAGTATATGGAAATCCAAAATCAGTGGACAAGGATGATACCTTTGGTGGCAAGATTGCCATACCCGAGTAA